In the Salvia miltiorrhiza cultivar Shanhuang (shh) chromosome 8, IMPLAD_Smil_shh, whole genome shotgun sequence genome, ATCGAAGGGCAGTTCTGGGTTTTTTAGCTGAGCTTGATCTTGACGAGCTTCCTCTTTTCTTCTCGCTATTAGTTAAGCCTCTGCTTCCCGACTCTCAAAGTGATGACAAAATGAGCAAAATTTCTTGGGCATCATTAAAAAGTCATAATTTCGAGGTTGTTGCATCTGATATCCTGAATCATTCAACCTCAAATACCATAGTAACCCTATCTTGGAAGAAGAAATATGGTTTCCTTCACGTTGTTCAAGATATTTTGGCAGTTTTTGATGAATCTCGCCTTAAGCCCTTTCTTAATCTACTGATGAACTGTGTTGTCCTCATCTCATCGAGCTGCACATCAGCTCTTGGCAGTAAAAAAAGTGATTCATCTCCTCTAGAGAACTGTTCAATCTTAGATTTGGATGTTCGTGGCAATGATGACAATGACGAAGCGGAGAATAAGGACAAGGTAATAATTTGCAATGAAATATCCCACACACGCGTGGTTTTATGAACTTCTTTTGTTGAAAGTTCTCTCCTTCTCTAGGATGGAGAAGATTTGATGTCTGATTTGCTTAATGCCAGTCTTTCCCCTTTTCTTGTCTGCAGTTGATTTTGCTTTATATCAGGGATTATTTTATGCTGACGAGAAAGTTAGAAGCTGTAGAAAATTTTTGGCAGTATGTTAtacttaatttattaatataccTGCATCTCTCGTACAAATTGAAAGCGACCCAGTCAACTTGGTAACTAGACATTACAGTTTTTTTAAAATTGCTGGAATCAGAGGCTATTTCCAAGTCAACATGTCACCTCACTGTTATATCTGTAAAACTCTAGTGCTTTCCACGTGTAACTGGTAGTGATGCTTGGAATCCTGTATCTTTCGTGTAGGATAGACCTGTATGCTTTCTGGAGTCAGTTGGGTGAGAACTGTCTTTTTATGTTTGTGTGTTAACTCTTATTAAgtcaattttattttgttaatttcCAGTTTTCTTCGTGACTTCCCTTAAATCCAGAAAATTACTTTTTGTGCAGTCGTATTCAAATATTTGAGCCAACTGTTAGCTCAATTAATTTCTGTAATTGGGTTTGAAACGAattaatctataaaaaaaattcattcatTTGCAGGAGAGAAAGCAAATCAGGGAGTTGAGGTCCTTAAGCCTTAAGGTTATATATCTTGTTCTTAGTAAATATGATGATCATGATTTTGGAGGTGCATTTTGGGACGTGTTCTTTACATCAGTAAAACCTTTGGTTGCTAAATTTAAGATGGAAGGTCTTGGTAGCCAAAAGCCAAGCTCactgttttattgttttcttgcaATGAGTAAAAGCTACAAACTTGTTCCACTATTATCTAAGGAGGAGAATCTCGTGCCCGACATTTTCTCCATGCTTAGTGTTCCACCAGCTTCAAAATCCATTTTGTCTTGTATCTTGAAGTTCGCTAAGAACTTATTGAAGCTTGATAATGCACTGGATAGCGAAGATGTCACAGTCAAAAGAGTTGTACTTCCTCATCTTGATGAGCTCATCCGCGGCTTGCATTGTATATTCACCAAAGAAAATGCAACTAAGAGGTattcctttccttttttttttggtccaTCCCTGTTAGTAGAAGTGTTTACCCCCCTTACCCCCAAACAAAAATAAGTGTTGTGTGTTTGTGATGGTGTGAATTTTTccaaatatttattaatatctACACGTGCTCCATATTTGCTCTCATTTTGGAATTGTTTTCGAACCAAATAGGATTCTCACTGCAGAAATCTGAATGTGTCCAAATATATAGTAGAATTTTATCtgaatatttgaattttctGTTAATGTTCTTGCATTTGGGGACCTTTTTCCTCTTTTCCCTATAGGCCTTTGCTCAAATTCCCGGAAAAAAGAGAGATCACCATCTTCAACTTGTTATCAATGTACGTGAAGGAACCATCAGATGCTGAATCATTTGTTGATATGTTGCTCCCATTTCTTGCAAAGAAACGCCTCAATTTTGGTTAGCCTTTGATCATTTCAATCTTTTGAGGTATGATTATTTTCTTGAATTTATTACCAACCTATGTTTTTGCTCTTGCAGATACTTGTGTCCATGTATTGCAAATAATCGGCCGAGTGGTAACGGTCCTGGGTAGTGGAAGCAGTAAAAAGATTTTGAGTTCACTTTCCCCACTTCTTATTTCAGCTGATTTGGGTATGCGTAACTCTATATGCGACGTCCTTGATGCTGTTGCTTCAAATGATTCTTCTTTGTTAACATTGGTAATGCAagcctcttgataattctcaCAAATAATTTATCTTATATTTTCTCTGGAAGAAAGAGTTGAATAAGCCTCTCCTATGTTGTGTGCAGGCGAAAATTCTTCGTGAACTGAATGCAACCTCTGCAATGGAGATGGGTGGTCTTGACTATGACACTGTACTCTCTACTTATGAGAAACTTaatgtgaaatttttttatacTATTGAGGAAAAGCATGCACTGCCAATCCTGGCTCATGCAGTGCATGATATGTCATCTGAAGAAATGATATTACGGCAAAGTGCATTCAGATTACTGCTCTCGTTCGTTGAATTTTCTGGTGAGATCCTAAATGGATCTCTAGAATCTGACCAAATATGGTCTAGAGCCAGTATCCATCCTATAGTAAACAGTTTTTTGTTGAAACATATTGGAAATGCAATGAACAAGGAAGGTGCTGGTAAAAAGGTACTGAGGTTTATATTTTCCATTGTTTGTGTTACTTCTATGCCAATCTCCAGGTGGTTACTCTTTTATGATGCTTATTCATTCTATCTAGATTAGTTATTTCCACGCTCTTGTATATTTATGCGGCTTTTGTTTTCCCATTTGCTGTTAAAACCTTTTGGGTTGGGTCGAGTGgagttgggggggggggggtcgaGACTCAAGTGGAGGGATGGGCATTGCACCAGCCAGGTTGTTTGTTGATAACTACTGGGAGCAACACTTTTTCTAACATGTATTTGTTGGTTTTAGGTATGGATTGATTTGCTTCGGGAAATGGTGCTGAAGCTTCCTAAGGAAGCAAACCTTGATACATATAGGGCTCTATGTAGTGATGATGCTGAACAAGATTTCTTCAATAACATAGTACACTTACAGGTaaagcctttttttttttttttttttttgtgaagcGAGGTAAAACCTCTTCTTAGTTCTTCAATAAAAAATCTTTATATTCAACTTAGAGCAACACTTATATGTGGTCCTTGCTTTATGTTATTTTCCTTAATGTAGAAACACAGGAGAGCGAGAGCACTTTCTCGTTTTAGCAACATTGTCAGTTCAGGGAATCTGTCGAAGGTAAGCTTATCAAATACTATCTTTTGGAATGCTGACTTGTAGTACATTTGTTATGTTACATCACTAATCTTTTGAAGCTTACAAATTTCTAGGTCATCACCTACGAAGTGTTTGTCCCACTGCTCTTTAGCATGCTGTTTGATGCTCAAGATGGGAAGGATGAAAATATAAGAAGTGCATGTATTGATGCCCTGGCATCAATATCTGGTTGCATGAAGTGGAATCAGTACTACGCTTTGCTCGTCAGATGTTTCCGCAATTTGGCACTAAAACCAGATAGGCAAAAGCTTTTGTCGCGACTTATATGTGCCATCCTTGATCGTTTTCATTTTCAGGAGTCCTCTTTGATCCATGAAGCTAATGTTTCTGCTTCTGATGCACCTGATCCATATACCATTTCTGTGAAATCTTCATCAACTCTGATGGGGATTACTGATTGTGGCGAATTACCTATCATACAGGAGAGTTTGCACAAACATGTTTTCCCCAAGGTTCAGAAGTTGTTGGCCTCTGATTCTGACAATATCAATGTTAACATCAGCCTGGTTGCACTAAAACTTCTAAAATTGCTCCCCAGTGATATCATGGACTCTCAACTTCCAACTGTTGTACACCGTATTTCAAACTTTCTAAAAAATCGGCTAGAAAGTGTACGTGATGAGGCTAGGTCTGCGTTGTCTGCTTGCTTAAAGGAACTAGGATTGGAGTATTTGCAGTTTATTGTCAAAGTCTTGAAGGGCATACTTAAGAGAGGATACGAATTACATGTTTTAGGATACACGCTCTATTTCTTGCTGTCTAAGTTCCTCACGAGTCCCATCTGCGGAAAGTTGGATTACTGCTTAGATGACCTCCTTTCTGTTGTACAGAACGATATACTTGGGGGTGTTTCTGATGAGAAAGAGGTTGAAAAGATTGCTTCTAAAATGAAAGAGACAAGAAAGCAGAAATCTTATGAAACTCTAAAATTGATTGCCCAGAATGTCACTTTCAAAACTCATGCTTTGAAACTTCTTTCCCCTGTTACAGTTCATCTGCATAAGCAGCTCAACCAAAAGCTGAAGTTGAAATTGGAGAACATGTTAAGTCACATTGCTGCTGGAATTGAATGTAATCCATCTGTAGAACAGACTGAACTGTTCATATTTGTGAATTGCCTCATCAAAGATGGCATTGGTGATGAAGGTAATGAACATGCAAATGGTTCTATTTCCGAGGCAGGTAATAGAGATGCTGAGAGTGTCCAAACAATTGAAACCAACAGATTAGTGAATGTAGATCGACAATTTTCTCATTTGATAACAGCATTTGCTCTTGGAGTCCTGCATAACTACTTGAAAAAACTGAAGCTTAGCCCAGAGGATGGACAGCTTTTATCATTGCTTGACCCATTTGTCAGTTTATTGGGTCAATGTTTGAGCTCCAAGTATGAAAACATTATAACATCTGCATTTAGGTGCTTTTCTTTGATAGTGAGGCTGCCTTTGCCATCACTTCAGTGGCAAGCTGACAAGATAAAGAATTCTCTGTTGGTTATAGCGCAAGGTTCAGTTAAAGTTAACAGTCAGTTGACTGAGTCATGTATGAAGCTGTTAACAACACTTCTGCGAAGTGAGAGAGTCACACTTTCAACTGAACAGTTGCACATGCTGATCCAGTTTCCATTGTTTGTTGATTTTGCAAAAAGCCCCTCATTCGTCGCCCTTTCACTGTTGAAGGCTATCATACACCGAAAGCTGGTAGTTCCTGAGATATATGATCTTGTCCAGATTGTTGCAGAGATGATGGTACAAAGTCAAGATGAACCCATTCGTAAGAAGTGTAGTCAAATCTTACTTCAGTTTTTACTTGGTTACCAGCTTTCTCAGAAGCGCTTGCAACAACATCTTGATTTCTTACTTGCAAATTTGAGGTGAATTCCTGATACTTTGTTTGTTACCcccaatatttttaatataatcatAATTTGTATAACCAATATTTCCTACAGTTACGAGCACTCCAGTGGAAGGGAAGCTGTCCTAGAGATGCTTCATgctattatattaaaatttccACGGAATGTTGTGGATGCACAATCCCAAACACTGTTTGTGCATTTGGTCGTTTCATTGGCGAACGATGATGACAGAAAAGTTCGTTCCATGTCTGCTGCTGCAATAAAGTGTCTTATTGGGCATGTCAGCTCTGATTCTCTGCACTCAATACTTGAGTACAGCCTGTCTTGGTACCTTGGTGGAAAACAGACCGTATGGGGTGCTGCAGCACAGGTAAAGCAGTATAATAATTTgttttaattatcttttttcATCTCTCACCTTGAGTTTGACATTTATGTTAATGATACATAGTATAAGATCCTCGCGTAGATAAGAGTTCGAGATATGAATTTGTGTTTATGATGTTATTACTGGATTATAACTCTATCGAACTTCATCCTGATTTTGGAGCTCATCTTCAACAGCCTAAAGATTTCCTTCATGAATCATGGTTGTCAACTTTAGTCACAGTATGATCTTTCAGCTTTCAAATGATCATAGTTGTCTTATGGAGAAGTTTATGGGCCGCTATTCCTTGGCCATGTTTGCTACGTATGGTTTTGCACTTTCTTCTGTTCTTCCTGCAGGACTATCTCTGAATAGACTTGATTTCGCTTGACAGGTTTTGGGTTTACTAGTGGAAGTTATTGGAAAGAAATTCCAGTCACACATCATCAATGTTCTTCCAGCAATGAGAAACATTCTTCAGTCTGCTGTCAATGCTCTTGCATCTAGTCAACAAGATTTATCAGATGTTTCAGTTATTCCATTCTGGAAGGAGGCATATTATTCGCTTGTCATGTTTGAGAAGATCCTAAGTCAATTTCCTAACTGTGTTCCGTGATAGGGAGCTTGAGGTACAACTCAGTATTCTATCTGTTGCCGTACTTTAAATATTGTCCCTGTTTATCTGTTTTAGAATGTTA is a window encoding:
- the LOC130997351 gene encoding LOW QUALITY PROTEIN: uncharacterized protein LOC130997351 (The sequence of the model RefSeq protein was modified relative to this genomic sequence to represent the inferred CDS: inserted 2 bases in 1 codon) encodes the protein MATSSDARAVKSLNKSTGRRRFVFKTFSQRIEEIDIDVYRSLDPLKAEPSRGSSFFRDCLTEYRELNTAEDFISFYEEIFPLVQTLPQIILQKDLIISSLLSGLNMEGRLSLEPILRLISALSRDLLGDFTPFLSRIIDSLISLLQSGADKDPEIIEQIFTSWSYVMMHLQKYLIEDVGHILRITANLRYYPKDYVREFMAESVSFLLRNAPIQQLKKGIKMLMTEVVEEPSEMRKSGVGVLLSHVMRITSSRLHSRTETLLPLLVDESSFRVDGQRVKVLEVLILTFERLHVELDPVELSFIWECLLEKITESMTNENSIHLTRLLALLISTLQNDYLGKITDSEPLVRLVDQLVETFVVRSLTMKNVDLHSKAIEKVLQLMLCVIGGLSNSKDMPALLRVSLQWEPVFDIRSRSLLTFIGDLLTKDPSIYHVFGTNIMRAFNNLIEIYDEEVMYLMMKFCEKLEVNSSSFWDGKSKEKFSRTFVFFEETLNYWIGETSNFVEGNLFPAQQNKLAVLWAVIGCYSHLADVQENPSILMELINAIDKLLMVESKAGLQKDTWYSLLGAALRSYNKLVSRRGIAHEESAMTMFLDLAKRYKLSPHILSAVADILDSVSGASHGKCQFYLSEYIDGKSLAALDVFSENLSHANREIRLSTLCILCHYEPVHDQDSAKKHPVEKNSGNDDSETSLVDGSYNNVLNLLRSVEETALSIATSRKVILLISRLQTSLSAHRVADQYILAALNGIFGILHNRFSYFWNPALECLTVLVGQYFVIVWNRYINYLEHCQSDFLASHHQHDRDDNDSMEDTGLVGCFNSDIICVFDSTPAATILSLLIQSLQKVPSIAESHSRQIVPLFLKFLGYSGEEVTSIESYKLDHKGKEWKGVLKEWLSLFRLLRNPRSFYQGQFLRDVLLYRLLNQNDADIQTKVLDCLLNWKDDFLVPYSENLKNLINAKNLRDELARWSLSRISVDSVDERHRAYLVPIVVRILIPKVRNLKMLGTQKNASVHHRRAVLGFLAELDLDELPLFFSLLVKPLLPDSQSDDKMSKISWASLKSHNFEVVASDILNHSTSNTIVTLSWKKKYGFLHVVQDILAVFDESRLKPFLNLLMNCVVLISSSCTSALGSKKSDSSPLENCSILDLDVRGNDDNDEAENKDKERKQIRELRSLSLKVIYLVLSKYDDHDFGGAFWDVFFTSVKPLVAKFKMEGLGSQKPSSLFYCFLAMSKSYKLVPLLSKEENLVPDIFSMLSVPPASKSILSCILKFAKNLLKLDNALDSEDVTVKRVVLPHLDELIRGLHCIFTKENATKRPLLKFPEKREITIFNLLSMYVKEPSDAESFVDMLLPFLAKKRLNFDTCVHVLQIIGRVVTVLGSGSSKKILSSLSPLLISADLGMRNSICDVLDAVASNDSSLLTLAKILRELNATSAMEMGGLDYDTVLSTYEKLNVKFFYTIEEKHALPILAHAVHDMSSEEMILRQSAFRLLLSFVEFSGEILNGSLESDQIWSRASIHPIVNSFLLKHIGNAMNKEGAGKKVWIDLLREMVLKLPKEANLDTYRALCSDDAEQDFFNNIVHLQKHRRARALSRFSNIVSSGNLSKVITYEVFVPLLFSMLFDAQDGKDENIRSACIDALASISGCMKWNQYYALLVRCFRNLALKPDRQKLLSRLICAILDRFHFQESSLIHEANVSASDAPDPYTISVKSSSTLMGITDCGELPIIQESLHKHVFPKVQKLLASDSDNINVNISLVALKLLKLLPSDIMDSQLPTVVHRISNFLKNRLESVRDEARSALSACLKELGLEYLQFIVKVLKGILKRGYELHVLGYTLYFLLSKFLTSPICGKLDYCLDDLLSVVQNDILGGVSDEKEVEKIASKMKETRKQKSYETLKLIAQNVTFKTHALKLLSPVTVHLHKQLNQKLKLKLENMLSHIAAGIECNPSVEQTELFIFVNCLIKDGIGDEGNEHANGSISEAGNRDAESVQTIETNRLVNVDRQFSHLITAFALGVLHNYLKKLKLSPEDGQLLSLLDPFVSLLGQCLSSKYENIITSAFRCFSLIVRLPLPSLQWQADKIKNSLLVIAQGSVKVNSQLTESCMKLLTTLLRSERVTLSTEQLHMLIQFPLFVDFAKSPSFVALSLLKAIIHRKLVVPEIYDLVQIVAEMMVQSQDEPIRKKCSQILLQFLLGYQLSQKRLQQHLDFLLANLSYEHSSGREAVLEMLHAIILKFPRNVVDAQSQTLFVHLVVSLANDDDRKVRSMSAAAIKCLIGHVSSDSLHSILEYSLSWYLGGKQTVWGAAAQVLGLLVEVIGKKFQSHIINVLPAMRNILQSAVNALASSQQDLSDVSVIPFWKEAYYSLVMFEKILSQXFLTVFRDRELEVIWETICEFLLHPHLWLRNISCRILSSYFATVANACRDNNKLSAETFYLMKPSILFNVAVSLCCQLKVPSSDDTTGIVIMQNLVFSISGLHSFLEKNEYMDVSSFWSSLDSAEQDRLLKAFGILDPRKGKRTLQSYISDVSGQHDKNQHPFISYFLQRMGKLTFQMEVNQMKIVFKFYKSISPKLLHFYEASSPTSFDDIRSFAYQLLLPLYRVCEGFTGQVISDDLKQLAQEVSESIRDIIGVQNFVQIYSQIRKNIKAKRDKRKQAEKVMAVVNPIRNAKRKRKIADKHQAHKKRKMMTMKMGRWMH